One Hordeum vulgare subsp. vulgare chromosome 4H, MorexV3_pseudomolecules_assembly, whole genome shotgun sequence DNA window includes the following coding sequences:
- the LOC123450402 gene encoding protein BOLA2-like — protein MGRQSPIAMGVTKEDVEAAVGAVLSPTHLVVTDTYDGCSASYEIEVVSCKFEGKRLLERHRMVNTALAPLMAEIHAVSIKALTPAQAQAHSQPSPPAVTADKA, from the exons ATGGGGAGGCAATCGCCGATAGCCATGGGTGTGACCAAGGAGGACGTCGAGGCCGCCGTCGGCGCCGTGCTCAGCCCCACCCACCTC GTGGTCACCGATACATATGACGG CTGCAGCGCGAGCTACGAGATCGAGGTGGTGTCGTGCAAGTTTGAGGGGAAGCGGCTGCTGGAGCGCCACCGGATGGTCAACACCGCGCTCGCGCCGCTCATGGCCGAGATCCACGCCGTCTCCATCAAGGCGCTCACCCCCGCGCAGGCCCAGGCCCATTCccagccgtcgccgcccgccgtcACCGCCGACAAGGCCTGA